A genomic region of Trichothermofontia sichuanensis B231 contains the following coding sequences:
- a CDS encoding NIL domain-containing protein, protein MKKRVTLTFPKRAVHMPITYRLAKDFNVAANIIRAQVAPDQVGKLVVELSGDIDELDAAIDWMRSQDIGVAIASREILIDEAVCVHCGLCTGVCPTEALSLEPQTFRLNFTRSRCVLCEQCIPTCPVQAISTNL, encoded by the coding sequence GTGAAAAAGCGCGTTACCCTCACCTTCCCCAAGCGAGCAGTCCACATGCCAATCACCTATCGACTGGCTAAAGATTTTAATGTGGCTGCTAATATCATTCGGGCGCAGGTGGCCCCCGACCAGGTGGGCAAACTGGTGGTGGAACTGTCAGGTGATATTGACGAGCTAGACGCGGCGATCGACTGGATGCGTTCCCAAGATATTGGGGTAGCGATCGCCAGTCGCGAGATTTTGATTGACGAAGCTGTCTGCGTCCATTGTGGTCTCTGTACAGGGGTGTGTCCCACGGAAGCCTTGAGCCTCGAACCCCAAACCTTCCGGCTAAACTTTACGCGATCGCGCTGTGTCTTATGCGAACAATGCATCCCCACGTGCCCTGTACAGGCTATCTCGACCAACCTTTAG
- a CDS encoding sensor histidine kinase — translation MLTQLDHDQAMACPSLDWIPHLKLESTLADLWLYDVAMDLSCLSQEAKRWFERYPLLPGLLLMRQGVWVGMVSRQRFFECLSRPFGLEVFLKRPLEVLSEFVGNEWLVLSCETPVVQATRQALARSPEFLYEPIVVSMGDGSYRLLDTHHLLIAQSRIHELATQLLHEQTQAQMIQTEKLSTLGRMLAGVAHEVLNPVNFIRGNVDFLTGYFEDLLKLVKAYESTQKNPSDQVLAIRNEIDFDYLVEDSLRILRSMAMGVERLTALVGSLRNFSHMQDDVARPIDLHICLDNTLVILNNRLKYGITVNKQYADLPPVTCYAGQLSQVFMNLITNAIDALNERQEVLKQATPQATPAQSASPSSQAAAPTWQPTITLVTAIVSAAAVPVPAQMASQWVSIRIVDNGPGIPTEIQGRIFETFFTTKPIGKGTGLGLAISHQIVTEKHGGLLRFQSEEGVGTEFEILLPLH, via the coding sequence ATGCTAACTCAACTTGATCATGATCAGGCAATGGCTTGTCCTTCGCTAGATTGGATTCCACACCTGAAACTGGAGTCAACATTAGCAGATCTATGGCTGTATGATGTGGCAATGGATCTGAGTTGTCTCAGCCAGGAAGCCAAACGGTGGTTTGAACGATACCCGCTGTTACCAGGCTTGCTGCTCATGAGGCAAGGGGTATGGGTGGGGATGGTGTCGCGGCAACGATTTTTTGAGTGTTTGAGTCGTCCCTTTGGGTTAGAGGTTTTTCTCAAGCGCCCCCTAGAGGTTTTATCAGAGTTTGTTGGCAACGAGTGGTTAGTTCTCAGTTGTGAGACCCCCGTCGTGCAGGCTACTCGACAGGCCCTCGCCCGATCACCGGAATTCCTCTATGAGCCGATCGTGGTCAGTATGGGGGATGGTTCCTACCGCCTGTTGGATACCCATCACCTGTTGATTGCTCAATCCCGTATTCATGAACTAGCAACCCAGTTATTACATGAACAAACCCAGGCACAAATGATTCAGACAGAAAAACTCTCCACCCTGGGTCGGATGTTGGCGGGGGTTGCCCATGAGGTGCTCAATCCAGTCAATTTTATTAGGGGTAATGTTGATTTCCTAACAGGCTATTTTGAGGATTTATTAAAACTCGTAAAAGCCTATGAATCTACTCAAAAAAATCCATCAGATCAGGTCTTAGCAATTCGCAATGAAATTGATTTTGATTATCTGGTAGAAGACTCGCTCAGAATTTTGCGTAGTATGGCGATGGGCGTGGAGCGGTTAACTGCGCTTGTCGGAAGCCTGCGTAATTTTTCCCATATGCAGGATGATGTGGCCAGGCCGATTGATTTACATATTTGTCTGGATAACACTTTGGTGATTCTGAATAACCGCCTCAAGTACGGCATTACTGTGAATAAGCAGTATGCGGATTTGCCACCTGTTACGTGTTATGCGGGCCAGCTTAGCCAGGTCTTCATGAATTTAATAACGAACGCGATCGATGCGCTGAATGAACGGCAAGAAGTCCTAAAACAAGCCACCCCCCAAGCAACACCTGCGCAATCAGCGTCCCCGTCCTCGCAAGCGGCTGCGCCCACTTGGCAGCCCACAATCACTTTGGTAACGGCGATCGTGTCAGCCGCTGCTGTTCCTGTCCCTGCCCAGATGGCTTCCCAGTGGGTTTCGATTCGCATCGTCGATAACGGGCCGGGGATTCCGACTGAAATCCAGGGGCGTATTTTTGAAACCTTTTTCACAACTAAACCGATCGGCAAAGGGACTGGCTTAGGACTGGCGATCAGCCATCAGATTGTGACTGAAAAACATGGGGGACTATTACGGTTCCAGTCAGAGGAGGGGGTGGGGACTGAGTTTGAAATTCTGTTACCGCTGCACTAG
- a CDS encoding S-layer homology domain-containing protein, with translation MVVHRLTKGRMMRSLLGLGCFLGSVGLLSACANGPGSEALERALMADPQLQSGTSVSSPSPTAVAVPTLPADFPAAIPRYPQAELESVDPATGTTRWRSEATRDRIMRFYQEALQTNGWQLTETALAAGTLTAQQADGLTVTLILQPPTAGAAAGTRFELRYRRGTATTSPATPTSSSPGTSPLTSQDFSDLDQVPPSLRPAVTDLAALGVLTPIAPASATSPPTFAPNQPLTRRDFARWLVMANNRLFRDRPGKQIRLAQATDTPVFEDVPARDPDFAAIQGLAEAGILPSRLSGDSTATQFRPDAPLNRETLLRWKVPLDFRRTLAPATVEAVQETWGFQDASRISPDALRAVLADYQNGDLANIRRVFGFTTLLQPQQQVTRAEGAAALSYFGFQTEGVSAADVLQAEQLARSVNTSRQEAGTVPTGGASAPVMGPTLPHP, from the coding sequence GTGGTTGTGCATCGATTGACCAAAGGTCGCATGATGCGATCGCTGCTGGGGTTGGGTTGCTTCCTAGGCAGTGTGGGACTGCTGTCGGCCTGTGCTAATGGGCCAGGGAGTGAGGCCCTAGAGCGAGCGCTCATGGCGGATCCGCAATTGCAGTCAGGGACATCGGTAAGTTCACCCAGTCCTACAGCGGTTGCAGTGCCCACCTTGCCTGCTGATTTTCCTGCTGCGATTCCTCGGTATCCCCAGGCGGAACTGGAGTCGGTTGATCCAGCCACGGGAACAACCCGATGGCGCAGTGAAGCAACCCGCGATCGCATTATGCGCTTTTACCAAGAAGCTTTGCAGACGAACGGCTGGCAACTGACGGAGACAGCCCTAGCAGCAGGTACGCTCACAGCCCAACAAGCGGATGGGTTAACCGTCACACTCATCCTACAACCACCGACTGCCGGCGCGGCGGCGGGCACTCGCTTTGAGTTGCGCTATCGCCGCGGAACGGCTACGACCTCACCGGCAACCCCAACTTCATCGTCACCCGGAACCTCGCCCCTGACCTCCCAGGACTTTAGCGACCTAGACCAAGTCCCCCCCTCCCTCCGCCCTGCCGTGACGGATTTAGCCGCCCTAGGCGTTTTGACCCCGATCGCCCCTGCTTCTGCCACCAGCCCGCCCACCTTTGCCCCAAATCAACCCCTAACCCGGCGCGACTTTGCCCGTTGGCTGGTGATGGCCAATAACCGCCTGTTTCGCGATCGGCCTGGTAAACAAATTCGCCTTGCCCAGGCTACCGATACGCCTGTGTTTGAAGATGTCCCTGCCCGCGACCCGGATTTTGCGGCGATCCAGGGGCTGGCAGAAGCGGGCATTCTCCCCAGTCGGCTCAGTGGCGATAGTACTGCGACCCAATTTCGACCGGATGCGCCTCTGAATCGGGAAACCCTCCTGCGATGGAAAGTTCCCCTCGACTTCCGCCGGACTCTAGCCCCCGCAACTGTAGAAGCCGTGCAAGAAACCTGGGGCTTTCAGGATGCCAGTCGCATCAGCCCCGATGCCCTGCGGGCAGTTCTCGCTGACTATCAAAATGGAGATTTGGCCAATATCCGGCGCGTTTTTGGCTTTACAACCCTACTCCAACCCCAACAGCAGGTAACCCGTGCCGAGGGAGCAGCCGCCCTCAGCTATTTTGGCTTCCAAACCGAGGGCGTCTCCGCAGCCGATGTGCTACAAGCTGAACAACTTGCGCGATCGGTTAACACTTCCCGGCAAGAGGCAGGCACTGTTCCCACGGGAGGAGCGTCAGCACCGGTCATGGGGCCAACCTTACCGCATCCCTAG
- a CDS encoding DUF2237 family protein: MTGTQLNGAKNVLGGALVPCSTSPMTGFYRDGCCRTGAGDHGAHVVCAEMTAEFLAFTKRQGNDLSTPVPAFQFPGLQPGDRWCLCASRWREALEAGVAPPVLLNATHALALEYVSLSDLQSHALDG, from the coding sequence ATGACTGGCACACAACTAAACGGGGCAAAGAATGTATTGGGCGGAGCGCTTGTTCCCTGTAGTACCTCACCGATGACGGGCTTCTACCGCGATGGCTGCTGTCGCACGGGGGCCGGTGATCACGGTGCCCACGTCGTCTGCGCCGAAATGACCGCTGAGTTTTTGGCCTTTACCAAGCGTCAGGGCAATGACTTGAGTACACCTGTACCAGCCTTTCAATTTCCCGGCTTACAACCGGGCGATCGCTGGTGTCTCTGTGCCTCCCGCTGGCGGGAGGCACTGGAGGCAGGGGTTGCGCCGCCAGTCCTGTTGAACGCGACACATGCTTTGGCATTGGAGTATGTTTCGCTGAGTGATCTACAATCCCATGCGCTAGATGGCTGA
- a CDS encoding ExbD/TolR family protein: MRFKSSPNNSLPQVNLVPMLDVLMTVLTFFIIIAMTLTGQQMINVKLPITERQANPQASPTTTQVEALVVGLDANGQIIMDNQIISTRELAERMSTYFAENPQGLVVLRADRDLTYAKVATLLKAMRAIGGDRVSLAFERS, from the coding sequence ATGCGATTTAAATCCTCCCCCAACAATAGTCTCCCCCAGGTCAATCTGGTACCGATGCTGGATGTCCTGATGACCGTGTTGACATTTTTCATCATCATTGCCATGACCCTCACAGGGCAGCAAATGATCAATGTCAAGCTGCCGATAACTGAGCGTCAGGCCAATCCCCAGGCATCACCAACTACAACCCAGGTTGAAGCGTTAGTTGTGGGTTTAGATGCCAACGGGCAGATTATTATGGATAATCAAATCATTAGTACACGAGAATTAGCTGAACGGATGAGTACCTATTTTGCTGAGAACCCACAAGGGTTGGTGGTCTTGCGAGCCGATCGCGATTTGACCTATGCCAAAGTGGCGACGCTGCTCAAGGCCATGCGGGCGATCGGGGGCGATCGGGTTTCCCTCGCCTTTGAACGTTCCTGA
- a CDS encoding DUF3352 domain-containing protein, translating into MALVQRTCLDTAPVPSGHWTCPDPPEPFSLMPTDMKHRSFFLLLATIVVGLLLLGGGGAYAILAAGPLSLIRGGGHTQPAAAFLVAKQAPVMVSLLVNPDRLQTAAQIAVPVDRRRQVRSAFEQLQQRLLASSGLDWDYARDLQPWLGEEITLAVMTPDLDYDPSTGWQPGYLAVLTTRNPDASRAWLQRFWQRRAGAGTELVFEDYKGVALVYGEAMTADAQTDAQMDARIALPFQRDFMRTLATTMVGDRFVLLANSPKVLRDAVNNLQAPDLNLASTSAYQQALEHLEQPRIGLAYLNFGQLQAWQQAARPAGQGKGQVATTASPRYGSLALNLGLTRQGLRLDTALLPAAGQTLPSTPATLSEPVAALQYVPATSALVIAGVDLQQFWQQLQTDLQGYPQAEQVLTQVVQNLQQRRGVDLPTDIFSWVRGDYAIGLLPTMTPTASGIRPCADWLFIAHRSAQTDAAIAHLDEIAQDQGFSTGPFPLGERQVYAWTRLTTTTNPRPFRRGEDKPEIKADVLGVHTTVGEYEILATSLEAMNAALAAAAAPANQPSALATAMARLSTPNEGLVYLNWHEGRPAIVQKLPLFRLLEFAAKPLFDRLETITFTSYGSDAGIKQGTAFFKIRFAV; encoded by the coding sequence ATGGCACTAGTTCAGCGCACCTGTCTAGACACTGCACCTGTCCCGTCTGGACACTGGACCTGCCCGGACCCGCCAGAACCGTTTTCATTAATGCCTACTGATATGAAACATCGTTCGTTTTTCCTGTTGCTGGCCACGATCGTTGTGGGGTTGCTCCTTCTGGGCGGCGGGGGAGCCTATGCCATCCTGGCCGCTGGGCCGCTGAGTTTGATCCGGGGAGGGGGACATACCCAGCCAGCCGCTGCGTTTCTGGTCGCGAAACAGGCACCGGTCATGGTATCGCTCCTGGTTAACCCCGATCGGCTGCAAACCGCTGCCCAGATTGCGGTGCCAGTGGACCGGCGGCGGCAAGTGCGATCGGCCTTTGAGCAGTTGCAACAGCGTTTGCTGGCCAGTAGTGGTCTGGATTGGGACTATGCACGGGATCTGCAACCCTGGCTGGGCGAGGAAATTACCCTGGCGGTCATGACCCCCGACCTCGACTACGACCCCAGCACGGGCTGGCAACCGGGGTATCTGGCTGTGCTCACAACCCGCAATCCGGACGCCAGTCGGGCATGGCTACAACGGTTTTGGCAACGGCGAGCGGGGGCAGGCACGGAACTGGTATTTGAGGACTACAAGGGGGTCGCACTGGTCTATGGCGAGGCGATGACAGCGGATGCCCAGACGGATGCCCAGATGGATGCCCGCATAGCCCTGCCGTTCCAACGGGACTTTATGCGGACGCTGGCTACGACGATGGTGGGCGATCGCTTCGTGCTGCTGGCCAACAGTCCCAAGGTCTTGCGCGATGCCGTCAATAATCTCCAGGCCCCCGACCTGAATTTAGCTAGCACTTCCGCCTATCAACAGGCGCTTGAACATTTAGAACAGCCCCGCATCGGGTTGGCCTATCTCAATTTTGGTCAACTCCAGGCGTGGCAGCAGGCAGCCCGCCCTGCCGGCCAGGGCAAGGGACAGGTAGCCACAACCGCCAGCCCCCGGTATGGCAGTTTGGCGTTGAACCTGGGCCTCACCCGTCAGGGGCTTCGGCTTGATACGGCCCTGCTCCCGGCAGCCGGCCAAACCCTGCCCAGTACCCCGGCAACCCTCTCGGAACCCGTGGCAGCACTTCAGTATGTTCCAGCCACCAGTGCGCTGGTGATTGCCGGGGTCGATCTTCAGCAGTTCTGGCAGCAACTGCAGACCGATCTCCAGGGCTATCCCCAGGCCGAGCAAGTCCTGACGCAAGTCGTCCAAAATCTTCAGCAGCGGCGCGGCGTGGATTTACCCACGGATATCTTTAGCTGGGTACGGGGCGACTACGCGATCGGGCTATTGCCTACCATGACGCCAACGGCTAGCGGGATACGCCCCTGTGCCGATTGGCTGTTTATCGCCCATCGCTCTGCCCAAACCGATGCTGCGATCGCCCACCTGGATGAAATTGCCCAAGACCAGGGATTCAGTACCGGCCCCTTCCCTCTGGGCGAGCGCCAGGTCTATGCCTGGACCCGCCTAACCACGACGACCAATCCTCGCCCCTTCCGGCGGGGCGAGGATAAGCCAGAGATTAAAGCCGACGTGTTGGGTGTCCACACTACCGTCGGTGAGTATGAGATCTTGGCAACGTCCCTGGAGGCTATGAATGCTGCCCTTGCCGCCGCTGCGGCGCCTGCTAATCAACCATCAGCGTTAGCGACTGCAATGGCCCGACTCAGTACCCCCAACGAAGGACTGGTGTATCTCAATTGGCACGAGGGACGACCCGCGATCGTGCAAAAACTCCCCCTTTTCCGCCTCTTGGAATTTGCCGCCAAACCCCTTTTCGATCGTCTGGAAACTATCACCTTTACGAGCTATGGCAGTGACGCGGGGATCAAACAAGGGACAGCCTTTTTTAAGATCAGATTTGCTGTGTGA
- the fni gene encoding type 2 isopentenyl-diphosphate Delta-isomerase, with protein sequence MTVESSFAPPAIPVPTTQTRKAEHLRICLEEDVQCQAVTTGLERYRFQHCCLPELNLAEVDLRTEFLGKPLGAPFLISSMTGGTEQAKLINQRLAAIAQTHRLAMGVGSQRVAVETPQLADTFQVRSLAPDILLFANLGAVQLNYGYGLAEARQLVDWLEADALILHLNPLQECIQPDGDTNFRGLLDKIAQLCQQLPVPVIAKEVGNGISAQMAQQLLAAGVQAIDVAGAGGTSWAKVERERATTPLQRRLGQTFGDWGIPTADCITQIRAILPTVPLIASGGLRNGLDAAKAIALGADLVGLARPFLQAACESEAALVFLAEALIAELRVTLFCTGNGTLVALQQSRSLSLC encoded by the coding sequence ATGACCGTTGAATCATCCTTCGCCCCGCCGGCAATACCTGTGCCGACGACCCAAACCCGCAAGGCCGAGCACCTTCGCATTTGTTTGGAGGAAGATGTGCAATGTCAGGCGGTGACAACGGGTCTAGAGCGCTATCGTTTTCAACACTGTTGCCTGCCAGAGTTAAATCTCGCTGAAGTTGATCTGCGGACTGAGTTTCTGGGGAAACCCCTAGGGGCACCGTTTCTCATTTCTTCGATGACGGGGGGAACAGAACAGGCCAAACTGATCAATCAACGCCTTGCCGCGATCGCCCAGACCCATCGTCTAGCGATGGGTGTTGGTTCCCAGCGAGTTGCCGTCGAAACACCGCAGTTGGCCGATACGTTTCAAGTGCGGTCCCTGGCTCCTGATATCCTGTTATTCGCCAATCTGGGGGCAGTGCAGTTGAACTATGGCTATGGCCTTGCCGAAGCCCGACAGTTGGTTGACTGGCTGGAAGCCGATGCCCTCATCCTGCACCTGAATCCCCTGCAAGAGTGCATCCAACCCGATGGAGATACTAACTTCCGGGGCCTGCTCGATAAAATTGCCCAACTTTGCCAGCAACTGCCTGTCCCAGTCATTGCCAAAGAAGTGGGGAATGGCATTTCTGCGCAAATGGCGCAGCAATTGCTAGCAGCGGGGGTTCAGGCGATCGATGTAGCGGGAGCGGGCGGCACCTCCTGGGCCAAGGTAGAACGGGAGCGGGCCACAACCCCCTTACAACGTCGTCTCGGCCAAACCTTTGGCGATTGGGGCATTCCCACCGCTGACTGTATTACCCAGATTCGGGCTATCCTCCCCACGGTTCCCCTGATTGCCTCCGGGGGGCTACGCAATGGGCTGGATGCGGCTAAGGCGATCGCCCTCGGTGCGGATCTGGTGGGGTTAGCCCGTCCCTTTCTCCAGGCGGCCTGTGAGTCTGAGGCAGCGCTAGTCTTCCTGGCGGAGGCCCTGATTGCAGAATTGCGGGTGACGTTATTTTGTACAGGGAATGGGACGCTAGTGGCTTTGCAACAATCGCGATCGTTGAGCCTTTGCTGA
- a CDS encoding Uma2 family endonuclease, translating to MIITAIKPNQTPQPVRFTVQDYHRLVALGFLNEDDHIELIRGELIQMAAKGTAHATCLRRLLRILPGIIGDRATLQCQSPITIAFDGEPEPDLAIVRNREADYESAHPTPADTLLVMEVADSSLEYDRTVKLSLYAEASIPYYWLFNVIDRTLEVYSEPAQITPSQFGYLSKRIIPTTGVVQLPQFPDQVLELASVFPSI from the coding sequence ATGATCATTACTGCCATCAAACCTAATCAAACCCCTCAACCTGTACGATTTACGGTGCAGGATTATCACCGTTTAGTGGCCTTGGGGTTTCTCAACGAAGATGACCATATCGAGCTAATTCGGGGGGAGTTGATTCAAATGGCCGCCAAGGGTACAGCCCACGCAACCTGTCTTCGACGGTTACTGCGGATTTTACCTGGAATCATTGGCGATCGCGCCACTCTTCAGTGCCAGTCACCCATCACCATCGCCTTTGATGGAGAGCCAGAGCCAGATTTGGCAATTGTGAGGAACCGAGAGGCTGATTATGAATCAGCCCATCCAACCCCTGCGGACACGCTGCTGGTTATGGAAGTGGCGGATTCATCACTGGAGTACGATCGCACAGTGAAGTTGTCTCTTTATGCCGAAGCCAGCATTCCCTATTACTGGCTGTTTAATGTCATCGATCGCACGCTGGAAGTATACAGCGAACCGGCCCAAATTACCCCCAGCCAGTTCGGGTATCTCAGCAAAAGAATTATCCCGACAACTGGAGTTGTGCAACTGCCGCAATTCCCTGACCAAGTGCTTGAGCTTGCTTCAGTTTTCCCAAGTATTTGA
- a CDS encoding M16 family metallopeptidase, translated as MALLTRDPVRALEAPIVHRLANGATIVAQQMPVEAVNLSVWFRVGSRMEADAINGMAHFLEHMVFKGTEQLALGEFERRIEERGAVTNAATSQDYTHFYITTAPQDFATLAPLQMEVVLHPRIPDRDFESERLVVLEEIRRAEDNPRRRTYYRAMETTFDYLPYRRPVLGPATVIESLVPQQMRDFHQYWYQPDRLTAVVVGNLPVDEMIATVTQALDATAPHTKPDGADPRPIADTSLGLPLGDPEPVFTEVVRREWIDDRLEQARLVMTWRVPGLVDLSQTYALDVLAAILGHGRTSRLVKDLREERRWVSSIAVSNLSHWLQGVFYISVHLPSENLVQVEAAIVDHIRALQETPIQATEINRVKTQVANRFVFGNETPRDRANLYGYYQTLLQDLAPALAYPEHIRQLTAADLQQAAQRYLSPTAYGVVVMQPSVEVKAIP; from the coding sequence ATGGCGCTTCTAACCCGTGATCCAGTTCGCGCTCTGGAAGCCCCGATCGTCCATCGGTTGGCGAATGGGGCGACGATCGTGGCCCAACAGATGCCGGTGGAAGCGGTGAACCTGAGTGTGTGGTTCCGGGTAGGGTCGCGAATGGAGGCGGATGCGATCAATGGCATGGCCCATTTCCTGGAACACATGGTGTTTAAGGGAACGGAGCAACTGGCGCTGGGGGAGTTTGAACGCCGGATCGAAGAGCGCGGCGCGGTGACGAATGCCGCAACCAGTCAGGACTACACCCATTTTTATATCACGACGGCTCCCCAGGATTTTGCAACGCTGGCCCCGCTTCAGATGGAGGTGGTGTTGCATCCGCGGATTCCCGATCGGGATTTTGAGAGTGAGCGGTTGGTGGTGCTAGAGGAAATCCGACGGGCGGAGGACAATCCCCGGCGACGCACCTATTACCGGGCGATGGAAACCACGTTTGATTATTTGCCCTATCGGCGACCCGTGCTAGGGCCAGCGACGGTGATTGAATCGCTGGTACCCCAACAAATGCGGGATTTTCACCAGTACTGGTATCAACCCGATCGCCTCACTGCTGTGGTCGTGGGCAATTTGCCGGTTGATGAGATGATTGCAACCGTGACCCAAGCGTTAGACGCCACGGCTCCGCACACCAAGCCAGATGGAGCAGATCCCCGGCCCATTGCCGACACCTCACTGGGGTTGCCCCTAGGCGACCCGGAACCTGTATTTACAGAGGTTGTGCGCCGTGAGTGGATCGACGATCGCCTGGAACAGGCACGTTTAGTGATGACCTGGCGAGTCCCCGGTTTAGTGGATCTCAGCCAGACCTATGCGCTGGATGTTTTGGCTGCAATTCTAGGACATGGGCGCACCTCCCGGCTTGTCAAAGACCTGCGTGAGGAGCGGCGGTGGGTCTCTAGCATTGCCGTTAGTAATCTCTCCCATTGGTTGCAGGGGGTGTTTTATATTTCGGTCCACCTGCCCAGTGAAAATCTGGTACAGGTGGAGGCGGCGATCGTGGACCATATCCGTGCGCTGCAGGAAACCCCGATCCAGGCCACTGAAATTAACCGGGTAAAGACACAGGTGGCTAACCGCTTTGTTTTTGGTAATGAAACGCCCCGCGATCGGGCTAACCTCTATGGCTACTACCAGACTCTTCTTCAGGATCTCGCCCCGGCCTTGGCCTACCCAGAACATATTCGCCAACTAACGGCAGCGGATCTGCAACAGGCGGCCCAACGGTATCTCTCTCCGACAGCCTATGGGGTAGTAGTGATGCAACCGTCGGTTGAGGTAAAAGCCATACCATGA
- a CDS encoding ATP-grasp domain-containing protein encodes MDLLEYQAKELFQAMGIPVLPSQQISQPQDLKGLRIPYPVVLKSQVRRGGRGKAGGVRFAENTIDAIAAAHAIFNLPIMGDYPDIILAEAKYDADREFYLAVVLDTSLRRPVLLGSQEGGMNTEATFSHVQRVIVDQDFSPFYARRLAIKMGLKGKLIASVSAVIEKMYRLFLQQDLDLVEINPLGVSVDGEVMALDGKVTVNDTALNRHPHLQALTARLAHPRSLAPGLEQATFWDLDGSIGVISNGLGLTLTTLDLLYQAKGKPGRCLNLVGEAQQDWVSASPPAGKVDYPTVAGGYPQLGAALTYLSQDPRLQVILIHLVSGLLDGGAIVDTITAYLKRQERLPKSRSAPALVIRLLGPEPVSTQALFTTLTAAIPNDSQQASGESKVPVFCCETLTAAIAQAVLLTKPEKADKPEKANKPEKATKASRKKPAL; translated from the coding sequence ATGGACCTGCTAGAGTACCAGGCGAAAGAACTGTTTCAGGCGATGGGCATTCCCGTCTTGCCCTCGCAACAGATCAGCCAACCCCAAGACCTGAAAGGACTGCGGATTCCCTATCCAGTGGTGTTAAAATCCCAAGTTCGGCGTGGTGGGCGGGGCAAAGCGGGGGGGGTTCGCTTTGCAGAAAATACGATCGACGCGATCGCGGCAGCCCATGCTATTTTTAATTTGCCTATTATGGGGGACTACCCCGATATCATTTTGGCTGAAGCTAAATATGATGCCGATCGCGAATTTTATTTAGCAGTAGTCCTGGATACCAGTCTGCGGCGACCGGTGCTCCTGGGGTCCCAGGAGGGGGGGATGAATACAGAAGCCACCTTTAGCCACGTCCAGCGGGTAATTGTCGATCAAGACTTTTCGCCCTTCTATGCACGGCGATTGGCCATCAAAATGGGCCTCAAGGGGAAACTGATCGCCTCGGTCAGCGCTGTCATTGAAAAAATGTATCGATTATTTCTTCAGCAGGATTTAGATCTAGTGGAGATTAACCCCCTGGGTGTGAGCGTTGATGGGGAAGTGATGGCCCTCGACGGCAAAGTGACGGTCAACGATACTGCTCTCAACCGCCATCCCCACCTGCAAGCCTTGACGGCGCGACTGGCCCATCCCCGTTCATTAGCACCGGGTTTGGAGCAGGCAACTTTTTGGGACTTGGACGGTTCGATCGGTGTTATTAGCAATGGCCTAGGGTTGACCTTGACCACACTGGATCTGCTTTACCAGGCCAAGGGGAAACCAGGGAGATGTCTGAATCTGGTAGGCGAAGCGCAACAGGACTGGGTGTCGGCCTCCCCGCCGGCAGGCAAGGTTGATTACCCCACCGTTGCCGGTGGGTACCCGCAATTGGGAGCAGCTCTCACTTATTTGAGCCAAGATCCCCGCCTACAGGTTATTCTCATCCATTTGGTCAGTGGCCTCCTAGACGGCGGGGCGATTGTGGATACGATTACCGCCTACCTCAAACGCCAGGAACGGTTACCTAAATCTCGCTCCGCTCCCGCCCTAGTTATCCGTCTGCTGGGTCCCGAGCCAGTGTCTACCCAGGCCCTGTTCACGACCCTGACAGCCGCCATCCCCAACGACTCCCAACAAGCCTCAGGTGAGTCTAAGGTTCCTGTTTTTTGCTGTGAGACCCTCACGGCAGCGATCGCCCAAGCCGTTCTTCTGACTAAGCCTGAGAAAGCTGATAAACCTGAAAAAGCCAATAAACCCGAAAAAGCGACTAAAGCCAGCCGCAAGAAACCTGCCCTATGA